GTGGTCccttttttgtcaaaatttaaaaatgtggtcctaagtttatatataaatatagtgTTATCGAATATGAATCACATATAAgtatattttgaagaaaaaacaaaaaaaaacaatgtttaaaTTACACCAGTTAGTAtgacttttattaaaaattgaaagtaCACTGTTTAATTTACATTGAAAGAAACATATGTTTATTAATATCTTGCAGAATGTTTTCAACTATATGATTGAATATTGATTAATAACTGCCAAGTAATACTCTATCATATCCTCGTAATGGGTGTAAATTAACATATCAATATACAAAGACTTTTTTACAACTTACAAAAACCATTTACATATCAATAACCAAagatttgtaaacaaaaaaaaaaagatttgtaaaaGGCCacgccaaaagaaaaaaaaagttattgcAAAGGGTCAACACTAAATTACGTTGGGCCAGAAATTTTCATTCGTTATGCCTTAGAAGTAGCTCCTAAATTAGGTTAGTACACATATTGAGtgttttgttgagttttttaAGCTAAGAGTCAGACATTGGAGCTCATGCAAAGATTTCCACATAAACGTgtgaaattgttgtttttatttctttggtgAATGTTCGTTTTCTTATCCGgatgttgtttattttgtcCACTCAAATTAAACATTTGATGAGTTTGGATATAATATCAATAGCATCCAAAAATaatgagattttaaaagaagcCATCATCTTCTGCATATTTCTTCTGAAAACTCTCTAGTCACCTCCATACGTAAAACAgataaaaatctaaaagagTAAAACGAGAGGTAACTGGTGATGAGAACATAGTCTATCGTCCTCGAGGCCTATCatgaatatatttgtaaatatatcTTGAAACACCACACCTAATCTTTATACTGTGGTTAACGTGGGATGTGCTAATGTAGTTTATGTCACTGTGTTGTAATACTACTTCACCGGCGCCATCTTTaactattttctttgttttaaattaaatgttgtattaactttctttttttctaatattgttttgtgatttaatGAAATCTCTCATTTTCCCCTAATAAAATAGtactaacaaacaaaaaatacagtAACTATAATAGTATTACAAAATTCAGTCTAATTTTTTAGGAtgtaataaaacattttcagcATGAAATGTGTAAGGTTGGATCATGCTGTTATACTACTCACTCCTAAGTTCTTTTGAAATTGGTTACAAAACTGATAATAGACTTTTACATGCTAAAATTGagcattttaatatttttcagaagaaaaaaataataagttaGCCGATCAAAAAGCAGAGCCAGAAATAACTTGTAACAAATTTAGATCTAACCACCAAGCggaagaaatggagaaaatagACCTAAAAAAGAGGTTAAAACCCCAATTTCAAAGTAACAGAATTAACGACCACAAAATAATAACAAGCAAAAAATCGCAACTGTCTTAAGCCTTTTTTTAatccaacaaaaccaatctcTCATTTGTTCTTCTGCATAATCTCTCACACACTTCTATTTCTCCCTCTCCTTGTCACAAGGAAAGGGCGTAGAAGaaccaaaacctaaacaaaaGAGCAATAATAACTcattaaaaaaccaaaaccaaaaaaaaacaaaatgggtGTCAAAATGTTATTAATCTTTGGTCTCTTGATCTTAGCTATGGTAGCTAAATCCGTCAATGCAACCTACCCTTTAACCAAATCTTGCATCAACGGGCAAGGTTGCATCGGGGAAGACGATGAGCTCGAATCTCTAATGGATTCAGAGACAAACCGTCGTCAACTCGCAAGAGGACGTCGTTACATTGGCTACGATGCTCTCAAAAAGAACAATGTGCCTTGCAGTAGACGTGGCCGATCCTACTACGATtgcaagaagagaagaaggaataaTCCTTACAGGCGTGGATGCAGTGCCATCACGCATTGCTATAGGTACGCTCGCTAAATGATAGAGAGGAAGAGATTTGATTCAACAACGTACGTTCGtatcttcattcttctttcttgatcGTTAATATTAATTGCCTCTCCTTacttccatcttttttttttttcattctttcttaaCGTATCCTATGTTATACGTATGatctatatattcttttttgttctttatataATCATCATGATGCATATAAGCTTTTGATTCATTGGTATATCACTTACTTTTCCTTTGTTGTTGTCCTTTTTTATTTCGTTTCGTTCATATAATTAAGTTCCGTTTTGTCTATTATATACATCATGatgttttagtattttacaattaagcattaatttgttttaagacGAGGGATCAAATGAGacctatttcttcttttatatcttcttttgtattttatctCGAAACAAACGTTGCAGATTAAGTTGAGATTGTTAATGATGGATCCAACCCGATCGGAATAAGAAATCGAAAATATGTTAATGAAAGAAAGTCCCACATCGGAAGTTGGAGGAATTATGAAGTGATATATAAAGGGTTAGGGTCACTCCACCTATTGccaattggttttaggttggAAGCCGATATTTAAACCCAATTCTATcaaaataatttcttattttatcaacaaaatgCCGCACTGTACCTTGGATTAAATGAGAAATAATTTGAGGTCTCTTGCTTAAATTTCCAAGTCGAGAGGAAGGTTTTGGGGTGTATCTACATGAAACTATGACTTAGATCAATCATATGATCACATGATTGATGTTTCACATCACAATGTTTTCAAGCCAGTACAGAATATTTTATTAGAGATAGATCAATTCTACTCCGTCCGTTATTTCTACAGTTACATATCAGAACACGAGTTTTTGACGGAATGACGTGTAATGAAACATGtgaactaaaccaaaaagtataatataatattgaaataCTGAAAACTAAAAGTGAAACTTGATTTTGGATTGGAAAAGCCCAAGTCCGAGCCCAAATCACCCGCACCTTCATGGTTAGGAAAAGTGTTTTGGAGTTCAGTATAAGATCTCAAATCATCCTTAATTAAACTTCTTagttataactaaataaatcgAGGAGTTTCATAACTAAGAATGTCCATGGATGATAATTTGGAACTGAAATGGGTGACAACATAATTTGGTTGGCTGGCATTAATAGTCACTTCTAGTTTAGTACTTCGACACTAAACTAACTTATAGAGTGGAGAATATTTATGCGGTCGcattcaaaagtcaaaagagcTTCAAGTTCATGGGGCAATAAAGAGAGCCCTAAGAAAACGTCTAATGTTCTTCACTGAGGCCCATCCTGTGTTCTGACTGATTTGCTtgctgtgttttttttacttgtctGTTTGTTTGTCTGAGGAAATGTTTAGTAGGTTCATGGTCACAAGACCCACCTGCACTACTACTTCATTCAGCACTGTATGGTCATTTTCTACATAgtcattaaattttaaaaagaaatagagCCAAAGTAGACTTTGAAGTGAGATGAGAACCTAACTTTGAAACATTATTGCTATTCACACCACATCTCCATTactttttgacttttctttttttgctttctaattttgaaaaccacaaaaaaaaaagcttaacttttttaaatatactagaaaatgaaattttacaaataacCTTTCTCATTTTATTGTATGGAATAATATTCtttgttgtaacttgtaaaTGAAGAAGCATTTGTCATCTAAATCTTGGTATATATTTAAGGAATTTAGGTACaacatgataaaaaaaaatcgggATTAGATTCTAGTGGGTAAGATTTGATCAatagtacatatatattcacaaaagagtggaaaagttaaaaataaaataaaatttaggatattattttttgttttataaagagagaaattttaaaaataggtCAACTTCTCAATAGCACCAATAGTGGAAATGGGGCCCACACTTCAACTCTCTTCAcatgagaattttttttgtttagagagagaagagataatAGATCCGGTCCACCATGAGAAGATTGAGTcaagtttaatttaatttttagtcTTCGAAGACCATTCAATGATAAATACTAACATAATTAAAGtgttaattatttcttttgacCACGTCCATTTTGTGTAACCAATTAAAACACCtaatttttgaaagtttccAACAAGCCTAATTTTactctaaacaaaaaaaccttTGACCAAGAaatattcaaaagataaaaatcatATGGGGCCAATTTAGCATATGCCCATTACCTCAATCCATATGCCACTAAGTCCACCTTcaactatattttaaaacgAAACactcaaaacataattttttaccCCAAGATATTATTAGACCCAATAGTGACCACAACCAAAACTTGTACTCTAATGTATCCAAAACcacaattttttgttcttgttacggttaaaaacaaacaatatcatTATCATTCATTAGGCCACAAATATAGGTAAAAGCGGTCAAATCTCTAAAAACCCTATCATCAAATCAtgaattcaaagaaaatatagtcaAAAGATTCCTTACCTCTTAATTAATACTCTCTCTTTTAGACAGCTAAGCCCCACTCTTTATCTTCCTTCTATCCaatttactcttttctttctttttttcaatttcgtattctcctttttctaaggagaaaatatgaaaataataataacaagaaaaaaatctcttttattttccacactcctttttctttttgtttaccCTTTCATCAATCCTTAGCAAAAAAAGGTTGGACCAATTTGGTTCCCTCTAAAGACCAAtctcttcatcttttgtttactgaaaaaaaacaaatgtagaATGCAACTAATTGTGTGTTTATggaaataaaatagaatagaaacaaaaaacaatttgctCATTTCACTAAAATTGTACAAAACTCACTGAATTATTATCAGTACTAAtctaatttatcaaattcTGCAGAATAAACTCATCAATATTAAACCATTAATACAATTGAAATCGCGAATTGGATTTAGCAAACATCTCaacattacaaattttctCGTATAATTCTCAACATGATTCATCTCAATTCCccaattataatatataattaagatcACAAAAggataataaaaatttgagtaaaaaagaaaaattaggtCTTTTTTTCAAGAAGTAGAAGCTGATGAAGAACCTGAGACTCTAGGAGAAGTCACCGGGAATAGAGGAAGAAGTCGAGGCTCTGGATCCATCGGAGTTGTTGCCGGAGATGGATGCAAATAAAAGCCTCTCTCTTTCATTGCTTTCTCCTCCGCAGCAAGCTCGTTGGGGCTTTGGTTTGATGACCCGGATCGATCAAACGGGTCGGGTATAAGAGGCGTAACCGGGCTGAGAACGAGAGATGGGAAATCTAAGATGCTTGGAGAGAGGATCTCCGGTTTACGGGGAGAGAAAGCTGAATTAACCGGGTTAAAAACCGGGTTTAAAGGATTGATTTTGAGATTCTTCATTGAATTACGACGCTCGTAGAGACGAAACCCtgatgctgaagaagaagactgttTCTTGTTAGGTACGGCTTTGATTGGTGggattgagaaagaagaaggagtgGATCTTGGGTCGGGTTGATGATGGGTCGGGTTTGGTTTGAGAGATGAACCGTGTTTGGGTCTCTCGGCGGATCCGGTTAGCATCTGGACGACTTGTTTGAAGGAAGAAGTATCTGCTTGGACGAATGTTGTCGGGTACGGGTTACCGGATTCGGATCTTGTGGTTACGTGTCGGGTCGGAGTTGTTGGTGGTTTGTTACTTTCACTGCTACTGCTCATACCGCaactgttgttgctgttgtgaCATCTCGGCGACGGAATCAGATTCGTCGCTTCTCTGTATCTCGGTGAATTCTCCATTGTAAGAGAAGAGAgcttttagagagagagagagagagagagagagagagagagagagagagagagagaaactgtgttttgtttttgagtttaataagctttgtgttttggttcGGTAAGAAAATGTTTTCGGTGGGCGCTATTGGCTCTTTAGTCttttttctagtttctttAGGTCTTTGCTCACGCGCTGATTTAGAGAGTGCGTGTCACGCGCCGTCGTTGAAAGTGGGAGGAAAAATGTGCTCTATTTGGTTTTAGTCTTGGCAATAAATGATAGAGGTAGAGATAATTTACCCAAAGAACATTGAATATCATGAGAGGAAAATGTTGAACTCAATAAGCAATGATGGTTTAGATGACTAGGACGTTTATGTGACCTTTTGGTCAATAGAATTAATATAACTCGAAATGAATGTTATGGTAAGTTGATTTATCTACGTGTCGTcgtgatatatatattcaacCAAGAAATGCTTATCTTGGAAGTAATCTAATCATTGGGTTTTAGTCGTTTGACTAAGTGAACTTAACATATGTGGAGAGATGTTGGGCTTTAATAGTTTTTTGGGCCttatatttattgaaaatcTATGTGTACTTAGGTTGTTGCTTTACTTGTTGCCAAACGGGTTCGGTGTGGGTTAAGAAACCGAGCCCAGTTAGTGTTCATTTATTTGGGCcatgtattatatatagtttatattttcacaTTGGTGTTATCAAACTATGGAGTATCGATGACATATTCATTATTCAATACGTTAgatgtttgaattttgatgCTAGAATTTAGGCTTGAGATTCAAAACCTTCTTCCTTTTCACTCTTACGATTTTTGGTGAAATGCTTTTATCCAAATAGTCAATACTAGAAATGATCAAACCTTATGAATCTCTCATGGATAGATATTTGATCTCGTGTCtgttcaaagaagaaaataagagtGAAGTTAGAAAAGATTCACACCGCAATATACAATTTCGATAATTAAACAGGTGATCAACACTTTCATCAAATTAGCTTCTTCTCAATGCGACTAAattcttctttgcttcatAAAAAACTGAATTATAGTGACAAGGAGaagttgtaaaaaaaatcaatcatgATACTGTTACTAGTTTACGCCAAGTGAGTGTGTACAACATACTTTTTCTATTGACCCGAAATGTAGAGGCCTAATTAACCAATGCATAACAACCCGGTTAACATTTTTAAGAGAGCACGTGAGAAGCTTTATGAGCTAAGGAGAATCTTGATCCATGACAccctataaaatatttttttttttttaaatgtacaaTCGCTTAATCGTCCCGCCACAACCCATAAActcttcttgaatcttgtttaacactttttgttaaaactgttttttattaatatcttgaattattatttgtcCTTTGTAACTTTGAGATTGTGATGGGAAATAATGTCAGCCCCGTGGCCGACAATTACGCAGCTGATTTTTCTCCGTATTCAAGAACAGACTAGAAACCCTATTCGATGAGTCCCCCTTCCCATCGAGCTTTTCACCCTTCTttgtaatcatttttttttttgtctgcaGCGTAactatttttatcatttttatttgatcaaacaaaaaagatatacaagttgagaaagaaaataatattcaagTTATTCATTTAGTTACACATTCTAATTGTAAGATTCTATAGTTAACATTCATTTTGCTCATTCGTTTTGTAATGTAATGGAATCATCTTGAAAGCTGCTATTTTTATTCAAACGAAACTCAAACGACGTCACTTAAAGAGATACAACATAATACCCAAGCATTTAACTTAAAGACTAGCTAACATTGATTAAAATTCAACCGTACAGTAGACGCATAACAACactctctctcaatctttttAAACATGAAACAATCAAGATAGTAACCAGAGCATCAAATCATCTTCATTTGGGGCAAGACGGGTTAAAGGCAAATGGACCAACGTTAAAGAGACCGTATACGAGCTTGTTGACGACCACCGTAGATTTTCCCAGCTTTTTCTCAGGCTTAAGTTCAGCGCCGACATCTCCACCGAAGAGCTTTGAGACTTTGCTGCATTTGTAGTCCTTTGATTTCACCAAATACACACGACATCCTCTGAAACCGAAGTTCGTCACCGTCTTAGGAGCCAACAACAAGAAGTATCCGTTCTTGTCTGTCGTCGTCTCCGCTGTTATGTTCTTCTTGCTCTTACACACTAGTTTCACCGTAGCACCTGCACAAAcccataaaaaaatattagtccGATATGTTTATAGAATAAAAGGATATAGTtatgtgtttttaattatttttgtgggAAGTAGTGAAATTTATTGGCCAGACTGTAAAAAACAGTGACTGATGAGTGCAGAAGTGTACATAGTCACTCTCTTTATTTCACACCTATTTTCGAAACATTGACTACTTACGTAACAAAGGTCCCACTTGTAACgttttcaaatttgaattattttctgaaatatGCGTCATGATTAAGATATGAAGTACgtattattttatagatatatacaCTGTTTGAATGCGTATGCAGAGCCAAGTTGAGTTGTTTGAGAGATTGTTACTGAGGTATGTCTCATGTATGAGTGAATAAACTGAATAATGAAGTGGAAGAAATAGTAgtaattaacaaagaaaatagttCAAACCTTCGATGGGTTTAGCGCCTAAGAGTGTGTTGAAAGCAGCGTACTTGCAGCTTTTGCAGTAAACCGTACCCCGAACGGCGACTAGACTACGGTTGAACTTAGGCGGGTAAACCGGCGGTGTAACAGGTGGCTTCGTCGGAGGAGAAACCGGAGGCTTAACCGGAGCTTTGGTAGGAGGGTAAACCGGGGGCTTAACTGGAGGTTTGGCTGGTGGGGAAACTGGTGGCTTGACCGGGGGTTTAGTTGGGGGCTTAACCGGGGCTTTGGTTGGAGGGTAAACTGGTGGCTTGACTGGGGGTTTAGTTGGGGGCTTAACCGGGGCTTTGGTTGGAGGGTAAACTGGTGGCTTGACTGGGGGTTTAGTTGGGGGCTTAACTGGAGCTTTGGTTGGAGGGTAAACTGGTGGCTTAACCGGAGGTTTGGCTGGTGGGGAAACAGGTGGCTTGACCGGGGGTTTAGTTGGGGGTTTCACCGGGGCTTTGGTGGGTGGGTAAACCGGGGGCTTAACCGGAGGTTTGGCTGGTGGAGACACTGGTGCCTTAACCGGGGGTTTAACAGGAGATTTGGCCGGTGGGTGGGGGTGAGGGTGAGGGTGAGGGTGGTGGTGATGAGGAGGGTGTGGGTGGTGGTGGCCGTGGTGGTAAGGAGCAGGAGCAGGAGCTAGAGAAGGGGTTTGAGTCTTATGGTTCACTTCTTCAGTGAAGACAGAGGAAGTGAAGCACCAAAGTGCTACGAGACTCACTAATACACTCTTACCAATGAAacccattttttgttttgtttttgggttagTGATATGTTTTGAGATTATGAAATGGGTGTATATATAGGTGGAAGGTTCACGCTTCGAGTGTCATGAAATTACTCCCTTTTATTTGTAAATAGTAAATCAAAATCGATCGACATGAATTACCCCATTATTAGTTACTAGTACCATTTtgtgcccaaaaaaaaaaaaaaaaaaaaagtcactaGTACCATTttgttactctcttttttttgttactctttttttcttctgatagATATTCAAGATGGAAAACTTTAGTTATCCAACAACATTAAAATGGTCATTGTTTCCTACACATCTGAAAAAATGTGATATGCAAATTTTCTACTATTACGACCAAACAAAAGTCACATCCCTGGTGAACCAATGTTAAAAAGATCTTAACccaattttaccaaaaaaaaaatctttaccCATCTAGTAAACATTTGTCgtctaaaatatataaaaaaggacTAATAAGTgtaagatcttttttttttatgataataaaattagatttaatatAAGTAAGATTTAGATCGCCTATTAATTAGTTGATGTGTGTTTAGATCGTCTAAGATATGTCAAGTTGGtgtatttttatcaaaaaaaaaaaacaatttgttgaataatatagtcacaaaaaaaaaaaaaagatatatagtCACACACAATAACTTTACTATTATCACTGGTGATCCATATAAAGTGAACATTAGTAAATACTTTAACAAAAGTAAGATATTGGGATACTATAAAATTTAGGAAATTGTTTTATAGCATGAGTAATAGTaatgttgaatttgaattgtcattataatttgttttgtgaactttttgttttgacattatATCAAAGAaagcaattttgttttgaaatccAAGCTAACAtgcaaaagtttttgataatttttatctATGTATTTAGAAAAATCATAAGTGATGGTAATAACAggcattaattttttttaaaggaatTTAGTACCATAATTCACATATGAGATAGTAAAAAACTTTGATATAGTAGTCAGGCATCTGATTCGTGATTGTATACTATCGATGTTGATTGTAATCCGAAGTTATAAATTACCAAATCTGGTTTGCATaattgattgaattttttttggattatgtcaaacaattttgttttgaaagtAGTATGTATAACATTTTGATTGGCATTTGTGACACAGGTTAAGCTACCATTCTATAAAAGTATTTCAACAATTGTCCTACTAAACATGTagtattcaattattttctatatactAAGTAGAGAGTCGAAGTGACTTTGCCATTACTTATATGAAGagcaaacaaaactttcatttGATACATTGTGATTAATGGAACCACATTTATGTAAATCTGATGTGtttttttcactattttcttataatagaTCACTGAATGAGATCTTCGGGAGACTTTGAGCGTAATTGCTGCATTGAATAGCACATGTCGCTCAATTGCTTTAgaacatttattttcataatacgatttaatgtttttttttgctaaaaacaAGTAACATAATACATTAAAGTTTGGTCACGTAAGTCTAATATTCTTACACAAGTCAGCTGCTGATAACATACTAAATACATAAGACAACTctataatacaaaaattactCATCTCTTAACAAGccaaatatattcaaatttgaatccaTCATTATTGAGATTACTGTTCTTCAAATAGTTAAACAAATTACGCTTAGATATTTTTCCTGTTGTTTGtctgaatgttttttttgtttttttctgtgtaaagattaattttaaaacttctaAATCGATTCACGAGTAGGTCTTACCCCACCATTTCTACAATGATCAGTAATATTCACGAACTGGTAACTTAAATTATTACAGTTGTGGGAGAAATGTTTTTGTCCGGAGAGAGACATGTCATGTTACATTTTCGTGTTACCTGCAAAAGtatggaaaaaaaatgatggaCCCAATATTGGACCCACCCACCCTatcaattttttattcttcaaaTAAAACCTATCTTTGGATGCTTTGGTCTAAACGTCTCACTAGAGATATAACACAATTATGGGCCATAAttgtttaaatgtttaaatCCGATAACGCGATGATGTATCATTACATTTACATAGTAGACTAATCATTCTTGTCGTTGGAATGATTCTCTTTGCTTTTACGTTTTActgaatttaataaaaataataaatacgcCCAAAAAAGTATGCATCGTGAACTTACCACATTTCCCTCCAAGAAATATGGCTACTTTCGTGGTAGTCTTTGCCCTTacatttttgtgtatatataaattttcattagtCTATAATTATAGGATAATATCATTGTTGCAAATTTATTGGTGATTTGTTTCCCCAATCTCTTAAGATTATAAATTGTACGTGTAAACATTTTTGCCGTTATTCGATTTATTATGaataaaacgaaaataaatataattaagaaataaactCTTAGacaaacaaatacatatatgaAATATACAAGTACCCTTTAGTAAcagtttttaagttttaa
This sequence is a window from Arabidopsis thaliana chromosome 1 sequence. Protein-coding genes within it:
- a CDS encoding VQ motif-containing protein (VQ motif-containing protein; FUNCTIONS IN: molecular_function unknown; INVOLVED IN: biological_process unknown; EXPRESSED IN: 22 plant structures; EXPRESSED DURING: 13 growth stages; CONTAINS InterPro DOMAIN/s: VQ (InterPro:IPR008889); BEST Arabidopsis thaliana protein match is: VQ motif-containing protein (TAIR:AT2G33780.1); Has 30201 Blast hits to 17322 proteins in 780 species: Archae - 12; Bacteria - 1396; Metazoa - 17338; Fungi - 3422; Plants - 5037; Viruses - 0; Other Eukaryotes - 2996 (source: NCBI BLink).) produces the protein MENSPRYREATNLIPSPRCHNSNNSCGMSSSSESNKPPTTPTRHVTTRSESGNPYPTTFVQADTSSFKQVVQMLTGSAERPKHGSSLKPNPTHHQPDPRSTPSSFSIPPIKAVPNKKQSSSSASGFRLYERRNSMKNLKINPLNPVFNPVNSAFSPRKPEILSPSILDFPSLVLSPVTPLIPDPFDRSGSSNQSPNELAAEEKAMKERGFYLHPSPATTPMDPEPRLLPLFPVTSPRVSVNKR
- the AGP31 gene encoding arabinogalactan protein 31 (arabinogalactan protein 31 (AGP31); CONTAINS InterPro DOMAIN/s: Pollen Ole e 1 allergen/extensin (InterPro:IPR006041); BEST Arabidopsis thaliana protein match is: arabinogalactan protein 30 (TAIR:AT2G33790.1); Has 103365 Blast hits to 37488 proteins in 2178 species: Archae - 367; Bacteria - 22498; Metazoa - 33534; Fungi - 9734; Plants - 13521; Viruses - 3257; Other Eukaryotes - 20454 (source: NCBI BLink).); translation: MGFIGKSVLVSLVALWCFTSSVFTEEVNHKTQTPSLAPAPAPYHHGHHHPHPPHHHHPHPHPHPHPPAKSPVKPPVKAPVSPPAKPPVKPPVYPPTKAPVKPPTKPPVKPPVSPPAKPPVKPPVYPPTKAPVKPPTKPPVKPPVYPPTKPPVYPPTKAPVKPPVSPPTKPPVTPPVYPPKFNRSLVAVRGTVYCKSCKYAAFNTLLGAKPIEGATVKLVCKSKKNITAETTTDKNGYFLLLAPKTVTNFGFRGCRVYLVKSKDYKCSKVSKLFGGDVGAELKPEKKLGKSTVVVNKLVYGLFNVGPFAFNPSCPK
- the RALFL4 gene encoding ralf-like 4 (ralf-like 4 (RALFL4); CONTAINS InterPro DOMAIN/s: Rapid ALkalinization Factor (InterPro:IPR008801); BEST Arabidopsis thaliana protein match is: ralf-like 19 (TAIR:AT2G33775.1); Has 245 Blast hits to 245 proteins in 20 species: Archae - 0; Bacteria - 0; Metazoa - 0; Fungi - 2; Plants - 243; Viruses - 0; Other Eukaryotes - 0 (source: NCBI BLink).), with the translated sequence MGVKMLLIFGLLILAMVAKSVNATYPLTKSCINGQGCIGEDDELESLMDSETNRRQLARGRRYIGYDALKKNNVPCSRRGRSYYDCKKRRRNNPYRRGCSAITHCYRYAR
- the AGP31 gene encoding arabinogalactan protein 31 (arabinogalactan protein 31 (AGP31); CONTAINS InterPro DOMAIN/s: Pollen Ole e 1 allergen/extensin (InterPro:IPR006041); BEST Arabidopsis thaliana protein match is: arabinogalactan protein 30 (TAIR:AT2G33790.1); Has 151286 Blast hits to 46459 proteins in 2422 species: Archae - 571; Bacteria - 36421; Metazoa - 49452; Fungi - 15190; Plants - 16901; Viruses - 4924; Other Eukaryotes - 27827 (source: NCBI BLink).), whose protein sequence is MGFIGKSVLVSLVALWCFTSSVFTEEVNHKTQTPSLAPAPAPYHHGHHHPHPPHHHHPHPHPHPHPPAKSPVKPPVKAPVSPPAKPPVKPPVYPPTKAPVKPPTKPPVKPPVSPPAKPPVKPPVYPPTKAPVKPPTKPPVKPPVYPPTKAPVKPPTKPPVKPPVYPPTKAPVKPPTKPPVKPPVSPPAKPPVKPPVYPPTKAPVKPPVSPPTKPPVTPPVYPPKFNRSLVAVRGTVYCKSCKYAAFNTLLGAKPIEGATVKLVCKSKKNITAETTTDKNGYFLLLAPKTVTNFGFRGCRVYLVKSKDYKCSKVSKLFGGDVGAELKPEKKLGKSTVVVNKLVYGLFNVGPFAFNPSCPK
- a CDS encoding VQ motif-containing protein (VQ motif-containing protein; CONTAINS InterPro DOMAIN/s: VQ (InterPro:IPR008889); BEST Arabidopsis thaliana protein match is: VQ motif-containing protein (TAIR:AT2G33780.1); Has 240 Blast hits to 231 proteins in 52 species: Archae - 0; Bacteria - 2; Metazoa - 36; Fungi - 32; Plants - 147; Viruses - 0; Other Eukaryotes - 23 (source: NCBI BLink).) yields the protein MENSPRYREATNLIPSPRCHNSNNSCGMSSSSESNKPPTTPTRHVTTRSESGNPYPTTFVQADTSSFKQVVQMLTGSAERPKHGSSLKPNPTHHQPDPRSTPSSFSIPPIKAVPNKKQSSSSASGFRLYERRNSMKNLKINPLNPVFNPVNSAFSPRKPEILSPSILDFPSLVLSPVTPLIPDPFDRSGSSNQSPNELAAEEKAMKERGFYLHPSPATTPMDPEPRLLPLFPVTSPRVSGSSSASTS